In Novosphingobium sp. PP1Y, the sequence CAGGGGGCCGGCGCACTACCGCGTCGGCCCCTTTTATTTTGAATCAGCCATGATGTCAGGTCCGCCTCCCCGGCGCAGAGCGCATGCCGGAACTCTGAATGGCTCAGGAAGCGTGTGAGGATTGAAATGTGCTGGGATGTTCGAACCCGGCAAGACGGCACAGGGCGATTGCATTTTCCATCCGTTGCGCAATGCTGGGCCGGCGCGCAATCAGCAATTACATCGCACGCGCCCCGAGTGATGCATCAAATGAAGTTGCTGCGATCGACGCTCAATGATCGGCAAATCGCCAGACCAAATCCAGCGATAATCCAGCGATACGGATGCCATGCTGGAGCGCGAACTGCGGACCTGTCATTCCACCGAAGCTGCGTTGTCGAATTGCGGCATCGGTGGATCGGGAGGCACCTCGCGTGAGTCCCGTTCCACCGGAGGCACGCCGGTCGTCGAGATATACCGGTCCAGCAACTTGTGCGTGAGAGCTTCTCGGGTGCGTGCATACCGGCGATCGTCGATCAGGTTGACGAGTTCGGCAGGATCCTTCTTGCGATCGTAAAGCTCAGACTGCCCATTCGGACGGGAGACAAGCTTGTAGGCCGGAGTGGTGATTGCCGCCGCGCGCGTAACTGTCTGCGGGAAATCGTTCTGAATTTCGTGCTTGGCCGTGTAGATGTTCGGCGGCCCTTTCATCCGAGGTTCGAATGCTTGCGGTTCGAATGTATCGTAGCCGGATTCGGTGTAAGCGGCTCGTTCCGGATCGCCCTTTGCGCCGCCGAGTTGCGGCAACAGGCTACGCGCAAAGATCGCTTGCTTGGGCCTCACTGCGCCGAGATCAAGGAAAGTCGGCATGATATCGTAGAGTTCGGTCATTTCTGGAACGACATGGCCCTCAGCGCCCCCCGGCATACGGATCACCAATGGAACCCGCGTCAGGCAGCTCTCCAGGCCGCCCGGCCATTTTTCGACCATTCCATAATCGCCGGCATAATCACCATGGTCAGAACTCGCGACCAGAACGGTGTCACGCGAACGCCCTGTCCTTTCCAATGCTTCCATCAGCTGACCGAGCAGCCAATCGGCATAGCTCACCTGTCCGTAATAAGTGGCACGCACTTGCCGGAACACGGCGTCACCGACCTCGTCGAGGTGATACCCTTTCCGTACGACCTCATGAAAGATCGGCTTCTTCGACAAGCCCGGAGGCGCCAAATCGGGCAGATCATCCGGCTTGTACATGTCTGCAAAGCCCTGTGGTGCAAAATAGGGCGGATGCGGCGAGCCGATTGCCAGGAAAATGCAGAATGGCCGATCCTGCTGACGCCGCTCGAGTATCTGGATAGCCGACTGCAGCAACTTGTAATCATTGGTCTGCCGTGGATCGGGCTTGGCATCGACCAGCATCGTATTCGGCGCGTCAAGATCGAACCGCGTATGGCCTCCCCCGCCTCGCCACGGGAAATCCAGCCAGTTCGTCAGGCTCAACGGGAAGCTTGCCTCCGCCAGGGCGTCGTTCTTGCCGATAAGATATGTGTCGTATCCCGATTCCTTGAGATACCGGAGCATGTTCGGTTCGTCGGGCCGGATGAAGTAATACAAACTGCGATGACCGGTGTTCGCCACCGGCAATCCGGTCAGCAGGCTGCATCGTGAAGCGCCGCATACCGGGTACTGGACGTGACAATCCGCAAATCGCGTCCCCTGTCGGGCAAGAAGGTCGAAGTTCGGTGTCTTGCAGACAGGATTGCCATAGCTCGAAAGTGCGTCAGCACGGCATTCGTCCGTCATGAACAAAATCAGATTGGGGCGCGAACCAGCGGTCGGGCCCATCGCCTCGGCCAGCGCCCCGGGCGCGCGGAGCATCGCGGATGCTCCGGTGATTCCGGCAATCCCATCGCGAATGACCGACCGACGGTCGACCTTACGGAACGGCATACACTCTTCCAATCCGATCTGAATTTTTGGTCTGGCCAATCTGGATGATGACACGCTAAAGTCAAGCGCGAACGACGAAATATGCAGCCCTCACAAAACTCGAATGCTTACCGGGAGATCGAAGCGATGCGCGCTCTACACCTCATCAAGATAGTCGCAGGACTACTCTTGGGCCCCACCGCCGCCTCGGCCGCCGCTACTGTCGACGCTCCGCCGTCTGCAGCCATCGTCCATACACAGGGCGGCACGCTGTCCGGGAAGGTTCTTCCCTCTGGCATTCGCGCGTATCTGGGCATTCCCTATGCTGCACCTCCAGTCCGTGACTTACGCTGGCGCGCACCCCAACCTGCTCCGGAGTGGTCTGACATTCGGTCAGCCAGGGAATTCGGGGCCCAGTGCTTCCAACCGCTGCGCGATGCAACGGCGAACTCATATGCCGGCGCGGAAACAATGTCCGAAGACTGTCTGTACCTCAATGTCTGGGCCAGGCCGGGCACCAGGCGTGCCCCGGTTATTGTTTATATTCATGGCGGGGCGTTCTATACCGGGGCAGGAAGCTTTCCGATCTACGACGGAGAGACCATCGCCCGGCACGGCGCGGTTTTCGTCAATTTGAATTACCGGGTAGGACCGCTGGGTTTCCTTGCCCTTCCGGAGCTCAGCGCCGAGTCCCCGCAAGGCACCTCGGGTAACTACGGCCTTCTCGACCAGATCGCCGCACTCGGATGGATCAAGCGCAACATTGCGGCATTCGGCGGCGATCCAGACAACATCACGATCATCGGCCAGTCGGCGGGATCGATGTCCGTGCTTGCGCTCCAGGCCAGCCCGCTGGCCAAGGGCTTGTTCCAGCGCGCAGTCGGCATGAGCGGCGCGATGATCGCAGGGGCAATCACCTTGCCGTCCCGGACGGATGCCGAGACTGCCGGGAGCAAACTCGAAGCGGGCTGGAAAGCTACCAGCCTGTCGCAACTGCGAGCGATGCCCGCCGATCGCCTTATCGTGCCGCGTGTGCCGGGGGGCCCAAGCACAGGCCCGGCGATAGACGGATATGTGCTTCCCGGGCCAATTCCCGAGATCTTCAGGAGCGGCGAACAGGCTGACGTACCATTGCTGGTCGGCTTCACGCGCGATGAAGCGCTTGGCGGCATGGGGCCCATAAGCGGGCTGGACGAATATCGAGCCAAGGCAAGGTCGCTCTACGGCGATCGCGCGGAAAGGTTTCTCGAGCTGTTCCCGGCTGCGAACGACGCGGAGGCAAAAGCACAGGCCCGCCTCGCGGACCGGGACAATACCGTCGCACTGGGCATGTTCTCATGGGCCGCGTTGCAGCAGACCTACGGTCACGCGCCGGTTTATTCCTACGAGTTTGCCCACCCCCATTCCTTTGCTGCAGGCGTCACATTCTCCGACCTCGATCCGGTCAAGGCAGGCGCCTATCATACCTCGGAAGTTCCTTTCTGGCTCGGCACACTCGATAGCTTCAACCGCTTCCGTCACACCCGCGACTGGACTGCCAACGATCGGCGGATCAGCGAAAAGATGGTCAATGCCCTGATCGCCTTTGCGCGCACCGGGACGCCGGACGTCCCGAGTGCGGAGTTCCCCCCGTTCGATGCCAGCGCGCCCCAACTCATGATGATCGCAGACGATCTTCACCCGGCGCCATGGCCGGCCAGAGAGCAACTGTTTTTCTTCGATACGAGCGGCAAGGCTCCTCGCCCTTGAAGCCGCTCGCCTCCCAGGGCGGTGATATTCGGGAACCGTAGGTAATCAGCGCGTGGCGGGTTTGGCCACGCGCTGGTCGATGGCGCCGAAGGGTGCGAGGCCGTCTTTGGCGCGGGCTTCCATGCGGATGGTGTCGCCGTAGCCCATGAAGGCGGTCGACGGTTTGCCCCCGGCGATCATCTCGATGGCGCGTACTTCGGAGATGCAGCTCGATCCCACTTCGGCATAGTTGGGGTTCGAGACCGTTCCCGAGCCGATCACGGTCCCGGCGACAAGGTCGCGGGTTCGCGCGGCATGGGCGACCAGTTCGTGGAAGCCGAAGTCCATCGCCGCGCCATTGGCGTGGCCGAAGGCCTTGCCGTTCCATTCGATCACGAGATCGAGGCACACGCGCCCGTCCTGCCAGGCATCGCCGAGCGCTTCGGGTGTTACCGCAAAAGGCGCCATCGAACAGGCCGGCTTGGCCTGGACCCAGCCGAAGCCGGTCTTCATCTCGACCGGCGCGATCGTGCGCAGCGACCAGTCGTTGATCTGCACGACAAGCCGGATGTGCTTCATCGCTTCTTCTGCCGTCGTACCCATCGGCACGGCATCGACGATCACGCCGAACTCGCCCTCGAAGTCGATGCCGTCCGCCGGATCGGGGAAGGGAACCGGATCGCCCGGACCGTAGAAGCGGTCCGAGATCCCCTGGTACATGAGCGGCCTGTCGGTCTCGATCGGCGGCAACTTGAAGGCGATCTGCATCAGGTCGCCATGGGTGCCGAAGGCCGAACCGTCGAGCCACTGCCAGGTGCGCGGCAGCGGCGCGCGCAGGGCCCCGGGATCGAGCGGCTCGCCCTCCCCGGCCTCGAGACGCCGGGCCAGCGCGGCAAGGTGCGGCTGGAGCGCGTCCCAGCGCTCCATGGCGCCAAGCAGGTTCGGCATCTGCGGGCCGGCCGCAAGCATGCGGCGCCCGTCCTGCGAGACGACGACAAGGGTTCCGTCGGGCGTGGCGCCCGCTATCGTGGCCAGACGCATGCGGCTCAGTCCTCGAAAATGGCGACGGCGCGGATCCAGCCTGCCGAGGCGCCCTTGATCTTGTGCGGGAAGCACGAGATCGTGAAGCCGTCGGCGGGCAGCACTTCCAGGTTGTGCAGCTTTTCGATGTGGCAGTAGCCGATGTCGCGGCCCGCCTTGTGCCCTTCCCAGATCAGCGAGGTATCGCCGGTTTCCTCCACCTTCCTGGCGGTGTGCACGAAGGGGGCATCCCACGACCAGGCATCGGTGCCGGTCACGCGCACGCCGCGTTCGGTGAGGTACATCGTCGCCTCGTAGCCCATGCCGCAACCGCGGCTGACGTAGTCGGGATCGCCCAGCGCCTTGCCCGCCGCGGTATTGACGACGACGATCTCCAGCGGCTTGAGCTCATGGCCGATACGCGCCAGTTCGTCCTCGACGTCCTTGGCGGTGACGACGTAGCCGTCCTCGAAGTGCCGGAAGTCCAGCTTCACGCCGGGCTGGAAGCACCATTCGAGGGGGACTTCGTCGATCGTCAGGGCAGGCTTGCCGCCGTCCTGCGTCGGGTGGAAGTGCCAGGGCGCATCGAGGTGCGTGCCGCTGTGTGTGGTCAGCTTCACCCATTCCGCCGCTGCAAAGCCGGCACCGTCAGGAGTCTGCTCGGCCGTCACCCCGGGGAAGAAGTGCCCGAGCTCGCCCATCGTCTCGCCATGCGTCTGGTAGGTGATTTCCGGCTTCAGGAATGGCGGATCGGTGATGACATCGTTGCACAAGGTGATCGACAGGTCGACGAAGCGGCGGGCCATAGGCGTGGGTTCCCATCTTGTCGCGCGCATCTCGCCAGACGCGCGCTGCTGTGAAGTGCTACCGGCGCATCACCCGACCGGAGGAGAGAGGGGTCGGGCGATGCGCCGGCCTTGTCAGCCCGTTGCGGGGCTGAAGTTCAGGCGGTCTTGCCTCCGAGGGTTTCGGCAAACCAGTCGGAGAGGAGATCGCGGCCATAGCTCATGTTGTCGGCGCCCACGTGCTCGACGCCGCCTTCCCGCGCGGTGAAGATCACCTTCTCGCGGCGCGGCGAGTTGACGAGCTGGTCGTAGAGGTCGTCGGCGTACTGCGGGCTGATCTGGCGATCGTTCGCCCCGTGGGTCACCAGGAACGGCACCTTGATGCCGTCCATGTGGCCGTTGAGGTTCATCGCCTCCGACTTGGCAAGGAAGTCCTCCTGGTCCTTGGCCCCGAACGCCCAGTGAACGTGGGCCCAGTAGTGCGGGACCGGGTTCTCGCCCTCGCGCGCCATGCGCTTGTCCTGCACTTCGCGCCAGTTGTGGTTGGCCCCCCAGACCGCGCCCGAGGCAAAACGCGGCTCGTAAGCCACCGCCCGCGGCGCGAAGTGGCCGCCCAGCGAGATGCCGGTCATGCCGATCGCCCTGGGATCGACGTTGTCCTGCTGCTCGAGCCAGTCGACTGCCTTGCTCGCCCAGCTTTCCGAATGCGGATCGACCGGCAGGCCCTGCAGGCGCAGCGTCTCGCCCGAGCCGGGCTGGTCGACGCACAGCGTCGAGATACCGCGGCGGGCGAGCTGCTCGGGCAGCTGGGTCCAGTAGAGCAGCTCCTTGCAGCTATCGAGGCCGTTGCAGAAGACCACCACCGGCTTGCGCCCTTCGCCCGGCGCGCGGGTGAACAGCGCCGGCATCGTGCCCTTCTCCAGCGGGATCTCGACGCGTTCGCGGTTGATCCGGCCGATCTGCGTCGACTTGTCGAAGGCCGCGCGGGCCTTGGCGTAAGTCTCCTTGCGGCCCGGATGGCCATGGCCCTGCATGCGCTCGCCGGTGAACATGTAGAGCGCGGCGCGCTCCAGCTTGTTCGAGGCGGAGAACAGACGGCCCCTCGCCTCGTCCTCGGCGGCAAGTTCGATGAGCTTGTCGCCCATCGCCACCCACTGCTTCATGAACGCGGGCGTGCCCGCATCGGCCCCGGCATCGGCCGCATCCTTGATCGGCTTGCACATGTCGATGACTTCGCCGATCCGGCCGCCGCTCTCCATCGCAATCGCGACCGACAGGTTCCAGATGTAGTTCGGAAAATATTCGAAGAGGGCCATCGATCAGAACTCCGAAGCCTGGAACAGACGCGCATCGGGTGCCGGATGCGGCATCGTCTGCGGGCCGCCGGTGCCGATGCCCCACTGGTCCATGACCATCGGCGCGGGCTTGTGCACCTTGTACTCGTGCGTCTCGAAGTCGACCACTTCCAGCTCGGAGGTGTACTCGACCGCGAAACCACCCGGAGTGACGAAGTAGCTGAACGTGTTGTTGCCCGCGGTATGACGGCCCGGACCCCAGCGGATGTCGGTGCCGTGCTGCTTGAGGCGATGCGCGCCGCGGAACATGTCGTCGATGCTCGGCATGTCGTAGGCGACGTGGTTGAGGCACGGCGGTCCGGGCAGGATGGCGACGCGGTGGTGCGCCTCGTTGCAGCGCAGGAAGCACATGAAGTCGCCGAGCCAGTCGGAGATCCTGAAGCCCAGCACGTCGGTGAAGAACTTCACCATCGCCTGGTGGTCGGGCGAGTGCAGGACGATGTGGCTGATCTTGAGCGGCACGCCTTCCCAGCGCTCGAGTTCGCGGGCCTCGAGCGTCTCGACCCCGGCCGAGATCTCGAAGGGCAGGCCATCGGGGCTGAAGAAGCGGAAGCCATAGCCGCCGCCCGGTGCATCCAGATCCCTGGGCGCGAAGATGACCTTGCAGCCCGCCGCCTCG encodes:
- a CDS encoding sulfatase-like hydrolase/transferase, whose product is MPFRKVDRRSVIRDGIAGITGASAMLRAPGALAEAMGPTAGSRPNLILFMTDECRADALSSYGNPVCKTPNFDLLARQGTRFADCHVQYPVCGASRCSLLTGLPVANTGHRSLYYFIRPDEPNMLRYLKESGYDTYLIGKNDALAEASFPLSLTNWLDFPWRGGGGHTRFDLDAPNTMLVDAKPDPRQTNDYKLLQSAIQILERRQQDRPFCIFLAIGSPHPPYFAPQGFADMYKPDDLPDLAPPGLSKKPIFHEVVRKGYHLDEVGDAVFRQVRATYYGQVSYADWLLGQLMEALERTGRSRDTVLVASSDHGDYAGDYGMVEKWPGGLESCLTRVPLVIRMPGGAEGHVVPEMTELYDIMPTFLDLGAVRPKQAIFARSLLPQLGGAKGDPERAAYTESGYDTFEPQAFEPRMKGPPNIYTAKHEIQNDFPQTVTRAAAITTPAYKLVSRPNGQSELYDRKKDPAELVNLIDDRRYARTREALTHKLLDRYISTTGVPPVERDSREVPPDPPMPQFDNAASVE
- a CDS encoding carboxylesterase/lipase family protein — encoded protein: MRALHLIKIVAGLLLGPTAASAAATVDAPPSAAIVHTQGGTLSGKVLPSGIRAYLGIPYAAPPVRDLRWRAPQPAPEWSDIRSAREFGAQCFQPLRDATANSYAGAETMSEDCLYLNVWARPGTRRAPVIVYIHGGAFYTGAGSFPIYDGETIARHGAVFVNLNYRVGPLGFLALPELSAESPQGTSGNYGLLDQIAALGWIKRNIAAFGGDPDNITIIGQSAGSMSVLALQASPLAKGLFQRAVGMSGAMIAGAITLPSRTDAETAGSKLEAGWKATSLSQLRAMPADRLIVPRVPGGPSTGPAIDGYVLPGPIPEIFRSGEQADVPLLVGFTRDEALGGMGPISGLDEYRAKARSLYGDRAERFLELFPAANDAEAKAQARLADRDNTVALGMFSWAALQQTYGHAPVYSYEFAHPHSFAAGVTFSDLDPVKAGAYHTSEVPFWLGTLDSFNRFRHTRDWTANDRRISEKMVNALIAFARTGTPDVPSAEFPPFDASAPQLMMIADDLHPAPWPAREQLFFFDTSGKAPRP
- a CDS encoding fumarylacetoacetate hydrolase family protein; its protein translation is MRLATIAGATPDGTLVVVSQDGRRMLAAGPQMPNLLGAMERWDALQPHLAALARRLEAGEGEPLDPGALRAPLPRTWQWLDGSAFGTHGDLMQIAFKLPPIETDRPLMYQGISDRFYGPGDPVPFPDPADGIDFEGEFGVIVDAVPMGTTAEEAMKHIRLVVQINDWSLRTIAPVEMKTGFGWVQAKPACSMAPFAVTPEALGDAWQDGRVCLDLVIEWNGKAFGHANGAAMDFGFHELVAHAARTRDLVAGTVIGSGTVSNPNYAEVGSSCISEVRAIEMIAGGKPSTAFMGYGDTIRMEARAKDGLAPFGAIDQRVAKPATR
- a CDS encoding cyclase family protein; the protein is MARRFVDLSITLCNDVITDPPFLKPEITYQTHGETMGELGHFFPGVTAEQTPDGAGFAAAEWVKLTTHSGTHLDAPWHFHPTQDGGKPALTIDEVPLEWCFQPGVKLDFRHFEDGYVVTAKDVEDELARIGHELKPLEIVVVNTAAGKALGDPDYVSRGCGMGYEATMYLTERGVRVTGTDAWSWDAPFVHTARKVEETGDTSLIWEGHKAGRDIGYCHIEKLHNLEVLPADGFTISCFPHKIKGASAGWIRAVAIFED
- a CDS encoding S9 family peptidase, whose product is MALFEYFPNYIWNLSVAIAMESGGRIGEVIDMCKPIKDAADAGADAGTPAFMKQWVAMGDKLIELAAEDEARGRLFSASNKLERAALYMFTGERMQGHGHPGRKETYAKARAAFDKSTQIGRINRERVEIPLEKGTMPALFTRAPGEGRKPVVVFCNGLDSCKELLYWTQLPEQLARRGISTLCVDQPGSGETLRLQGLPVDPHSESWASKAVDWLEQQDNVDPRAIGMTGISLGGHFAPRAVAYEPRFASGAVWGANHNWREVQDKRMAREGENPVPHYWAHVHWAFGAKDQEDFLAKSEAMNLNGHMDGIKVPFLVTHGANDRQISPQYADDLYDQLVNSPRREKVIFTAREGGVEHVGADNMSYGRDLLSDWFAETLGGKTA
- a CDS encoding VOC family protein, with translation MTRVTEIRFVGYGVEDFDAERKFYTDDWGLVEVPGSGDKADMAWFKTQGHGEHHVVRLHKSDANHVEVIAFAADSRADVDALFGKIEAAGCKVIFAPRDLDAPGGGYGFRFFSPDGLPFEISAGVETLEARELERWEGVPLKISHIVLHSPDHQAMVKFFTDVLGFRISDWLGDFMCFLRCNEAHHRVAILPGPPCLNHVAYDMPSIDDMFRGAHRLKQHGTDIRWGPGRHTAGNNTFSYFVTPGGFAVEYTSELEVVDFETHEYKVHKPAPMVMDQWGIGTGGPQTMPHPAPDARLFQASEF